A part of Primulina eburnea isolate SZY01 chromosome 10, ASM2296580v1, whole genome shotgun sequence genomic DNA contains:
- the LOC140803864 gene encoding uncharacterized protein produces the protein MCCQSNENMIKNVGGGLVDVKLDEGKIDDENVSFEDFDTDLCGYNEVHHVDVVTDLINCDDVVFTKLDMELNKVRTEDSTRDVVDERDDGNGVTSLQEDKVNHVISSIVKNVMARTGRVKKRKPNMFITPPSSTPRRKTKSNVECKVYRVISDEGDTSVEEEKISADKDESKLKNFRGRQDFCGCEEVSDKERNIIINYLTRKKLRLSS, from the exons ATGTGTTGTCAAAGTAATGAAAATATGATAAAGAATGTTGGTGGTGGTCTGGTAGATGTTAAACTTGATGAGGGAAAAATTGATGATGAGAATGTTTCTTTTGAAGATTTTGACACAGATTTATGTGGATACAATGAAGTACATCATGTTGATGTTGTGACAGATTTGATTAACTGCGATGATGTTGTTTTCACTAAGTTGGATATGGAATTAAATAAGGTTCGCACCGAGGATTCTACGAGAGATGTGGTAGATGAAAGAGATGATGGTAATGGTGTCACTAGTTTGCAAGAGGACAAGGTCAACCATGTTATATCTTCAATTGTGAAGAATGTAATGGCAAGAACTGGTCGTGTGAAAAAGAGAAAGCCAAATATGTTCATCACTCCTCCAAGTTCCACCCCAAGACGCAAAACGAAGTCCAATGTAGAATGCAAAGTTTATCGTGTAATTAGTGATGAG GGAGACACAAGCGTAGAAGAAGAGAAGATATCTGCAGATAAAGATGAGTCAAAACTAAAAAATTTCAGAGGTAGACAAGATTTTTGTGGTTGCGAAGAAGTCTCAGACAAAGAGCGCAACATCATAATAAATTATCTTACAAGGAAAAAACTAAG GCTAAGTTCTTAG